From a region of the Nonlabens sp. Hel1_33_55 genome:
- a CDS encoding formylglycine-generating enzyme family protein: protein MKSVESLKVILIKRFSLLVILFSLVACKEKNPQVETTDLNEVSTKELLIEQPTDFETPEGMVWVSGKTFVQGAKDADGMAMPREKPGHQVSVDGFFIDETEVTNAEFRDFVEATNYITIAERPIDWEEMKKDLPEGTPKPADSILQPGSLVFNKDVDAVVNMQNYGQWWKWQTGADWKHPYGPNSNIEEKDNFPVVHVAYEDALAYCKWANRRLPTEAEWERAAQGNNNNAIYTWGNDAGELSSNANTWNGTFPTSNTGEDGFKYIAPVKSFPANSIGIYDMSGNVWEWTSDTYNDNYYKTLNTSAPVFNPQGATEYYNPQNPYQVEMIMKGGSYLCHASYCSSYRISARMSTSRDSGSDHLGFRTVVGEKELKTYNK from the coding sequence ATGAAATCCGTAGAATCCCTTAAAGTTATCTTAATAAAACGATTTAGCCTACTGGTTATTCTTTTTTCATTGGTTGCCTGCAAGGAAAAAAATCCTCAAGTTGAAACAACCGACTTGAATGAGGTCAGCACGAAAGAATTACTAATTGAACAGCCTACCGACTTTGAAACTCCTGAAGGAATGGTTTGGGTCTCTGGAAAGACATTCGTTCAAGGAGCTAAAGATGCTGATGGGATGGCAATGCCTAGAGAAAAGCCCGGACACCAAGTTAGTGTTGATGGTTTTTTTATAGATGAGACCGAAGTGACAAATGCAGAATTCAGAGATTTCGTAGAGGCGACCAATTACATCACCATTGCAGAGCGACCCATAGATTGGGAAGAAATGAAGAAAGACTTGCCAGAAGGCACGCCTAAACCTGCAGATAGCATTCTCCAACCTGGATCACTGGTATTTAACAAGGACGTAGACGCCGTGGTAAATATGCAGAACTATGGTCAGTGGTGGAAATGGCAAACCGGTGCAGATTGGAAACATCCTTACGGACCCAATAGTAACATAGAAGAAAAGGATAATTTTCCAGTAGTACATGTTGCCTATGAAGATGCTCTCGCCTATTGCAAATGGGCAAATAGAAGACTGCCTACTGAAGCTGAGTGGGAACGTGCCGCACAGGGTAATAATAACAATGCCATCTATACTTGGGGTAACGATGCCGGCGAACTTTCTTCTAACGCTAATACGTGGAATGGAACTTTTCCAACCTCAAACACAGGTGAGGATGGTTTTAAATATATCGCACCTGTAAAGTCCTTTCCCGCAAACTCAATAGGCATATATGATATGTCCGGTAACGTTTGGGAATGGACCAGTGATACCTATAATGATAATTATTACAAAACTCTAAATACCAGTGCTCCCGTATTCAATCCACAAGGTGCCACAGAATATTACAATCCGCAGAATCCTTATCAGGTAGAAATGATTATGAAAGGTGGTAGCTATTTATGCCATGCATCTTACTGCTCGAGTTACCGCATTTCAGCACGTATGAGTACCAGCCGTGATTCTGGATCTGATCACTTGGGCTTTAGGACGGTTGTGGGTGAAAAAGAGCTTAAGACCTATAATAAGTAG
- a CDS encoding ATP-binding protein, giving the protein MRNVFYSFIVSFFAMCFISQAQTTLEFTALDGKFMSSPSIVYDIDQDDLGNIWIASEEGVLKHNSVDFENYTPYSGMSGDLSNRVTSLLISDEQQVLIGTDNGAAIYIEDENRFQRLKVQNNDRFNIVKKIVSGDGYALLAGYQGIYKWKKESNELIKFIDIVDVEDILVMDDFLYVIIKNQLMVFDLETKKALADFTLSNNARFSSIEKVNNAVAAGTNDGELFQVQFNTGLSVLSLGNYGSMIRDVVAAPGGGFYLATDGRGIIRLDNNYKIQKIYQDNDDDSSSLSSNGIYDLLIDNAENLWVATYGGGVVTTARGNKIFTSIQHQFNDDQSLKTNFTRALLTDKFGKIWFGTKKGLSIWDRSKDSWRHIDYLKNSESRESTIVLSLEEQDDWVYVGTFNQGLFKIHTSSYTIEPLPLLNSSDGRAPKTYALTSTADGSLWAGNLNMPMLRIQGDKIMQTYPLTNIKSIVAYDSDIYVTGRTGLHKVNTITSKIDSFKKIANGNGKWNYTSLNNTAFWRDKIFIATNGSGILIYDQKTQEVDAITTADGLGSNIAQSILKSENGEFWAGTTNGISHIIIDGSETLVYNYDQSDGLASNEFNYGSYTTTGQGEFLFGGTKGVVLFHPKDAVTQAKTPNLIFDQLKISNEVIAPGEAPLTQGINRTKQLQLDDDQNALEISFVGILHGSQEQVKYSYYLDGFDKKWSDTTRQNFATYTNLNPDKYTFRVKAFNKYGQSSEEQTIRFNIDKPWWSTNLAIVCYLLLLVVLGYVVYHFIRILVRKRNADQQIDFFNNITHEIKTPLAVLMSSLDSVTNELEEKDQSKKRIKRTVERINSLFEQLLNFHKVTSQNSIEQHLKQFIIKDHIAALLEDFKPMMNERELNLSYTTALDEELFHHDRDVMDKVIRNIISNSIKYSNAGGVIDVHLSNTSKMDLQVEIADQGIGIPQEQQKFILHNYYRARNAVNSQRPGTGLGLVMVKKLIEKTGGAIAFESEENVGTKFTIVLKDYKEAYLEKESLKNTIIKEDVLIDSEIQGELTEFSNAKILVVEDNDELRTLMVNNLSTYFQVYDAANGKLGLEIAHQVFPDLILTDLIMPEMDGMEMSKLMKEDVSLNHIPIFMLTVLQNSTQKLDSLKSGISEYIEKPVNYKLMLAKIVNTLKYQRQLRKRFTKEKDTNNAAIFKNQIDKEFLEELDKNIQNNLGNDEFTVHDLSASMGMSRTSLYMKLKNLVDLSPQDYIINTKLKLAKKLLIESDLSIKEVAFQSGFSNPKYFSTSFKKFYGMTPSGFLGSINK; this is encoded by the coding sequence TTGAGAAACGTTTTTTACAGTTTTATCGTATCGTTTTTTGCCATGTGTTTTATATCTCAAGCGCAGACAACACTTGAATTTACCGCTTTGGATGGAAAATTTATGTCGTCACCATCGATTGTTTATGATATTGATCAAGATGATTTGGGCAATATTTGGATTGCAAGTGAAGAAGGTGTCCTGAAACACAATTCGGTTGATTTTGAGAACTACACTCCGTATAGCGGGATGTCTGGTGATCTTTCCAATAGGGTTACTAGTTTGCTTATATCAGATGAACAGCAAGTTCTTATTGGTACTGATAATGGTGCCGCCATCTATATTGAAGATGAGAACAGATTTCAAAGATTAAAAGTTCAAAATAACGATCGATTCAACATCGTTAAAAAAATTGTCTCAGGAGATGGCTACGCTTTACTCGCAGGTTACCAAGGAATTTACAAATGGAAAAAGGAAAGCAATGAGCTAATTAAGTTTATTGACATAGTAGATGTAGAAGATATTCTTGTCATGGATGATTTTCTTTATGTGATTATCAAAAATCAACTGATGGTATTTGATCTCGAAACCAAAAAAGCTCTAGCCGACTTTACTCTATCTAATAATGCTCGCTTCTCATCCATTGAAAAAGTAAATAATGCAGTTGCTGCTGGAACAAATGATGGAGAATTATTTCAAGTGCAATTCAATACAGGCCTTTCTGTACTCTCCTTGGGTAATTACGGATCGATGATCCGCGATGTGGTGGCAGCTCCAGGTGGAGGCTTTTATTTAGCCACGGACGGCCGTGGTATTATTAGACTTGATAATAATTACAAGATTCAGAAAATTTATCAAGATAATGATGACGATTCCTCGTCACTTTCTAGCAATGGTATTTATGATTTGCTAATTGACAATGCTGAGAATTTGTGGGTGGCTACTTATGGCGGTGGCGTCGTTACTACAGCTCGAGGGAATAAGATATTTACATCCATACAACATCAGTTTAATGATGATCAAAGTCTCAAGACAAATTTCACTCGAGCTTTACTTACAGATAAGTTCGGCAAAATTTGGTTCGGTACAAAGAAAGGATTGAGTATCTGGGATAGAAGTAAAGACTCCTGGCGACACATTGACTATTTGAAAAATTCAGAATCACGAGAGAGCACCATTGTCCTCTCATTAGAAGAACAAGATGATTGGGTATATGTGGGAACCTTTAATCAGGGATTATTTAAGATACATACCAGCAGCTATACTATCGAACCACTACCGCTTTTAAATTCCAGCGATGGCCGTGCTCCTAAGACCTATGCATTAACATCAACCGCTGATGGTTCATTATGGGCAGGTAATTTAAATATGCCAATGTTGCGTATTCAAGGTGATAAAATAATGCAAACCTATCCTTTAACAAATATAAAGTCCATTGTAGCATATGATAGTGATATTTATGTAACTGGAAGAACAGGCCTCCATAAGGTAAATACAATTACTAGTAAGATTGATTCCTTTAAAAAAATAGCTAACGGAAACGGAAAATGGAATTATACCTCGCTTAATAATACCGCATTTTGGAGAGATAAGATATTCATAGCAACAAATGGTTCTGGTATTTTAATTTATGATCAGAAAACTCAAGAAGTGGATGCCATCACGACTGCAGATGGGTTGGGATCCAATATTGCTCAGTCCATTTTGAAATCTGAAAATGGAGAGTTCTGGGCAGGAACCACTAATGGAATTTCCCATATCATCATAGATGGGTCAGAAACCTTGGTTTACAATTATGATCAAAGCGATGGTCTTGCCAGTAACGAGTTTAATTATGGCAGTTACACAACTACTGGTCAAGGAGAATTTTTGTTCGGCGGTACAAAAGGTGTGGTGCTATTTCATCCCAAGGATGCGGTCACTCAGGCAAAAACACCAAATCTCATATTTGATCAATTGAAGATTTCCAATGAGGTTATTGCTCCAGGAGAAGCACCATTAACTCAAGGAATTAATCGAACCAAGCAATTACAGCTTGATGATGATCAAAATGCATTGGAAATAAGTTTTGTTGGGATTTTGCATGGTTCACAGGAACAAGTAAAATACTCTTACTACCTCGATGGTTTTGATAAGAAATGGTCAGATACCACACGACAGAATTTTGCCACTTATACTAACTTGAATCCTGACAAATATACCTTTAGGGTCAAGGCATTTAATAAATATGGCCAGTCTAGTGAAGAGCAAACAATTCGATTTAATATTGACAAGCCGTGGTGGTCGACAAATCTTGCCATTGTATGCTATTTGTTGCTGTTGGTGGTTTTAGGTTATGTCGTTTACCATTTCATTCGCATTTTGGTCAGAAAACGAAACGCAGATCAGCAAATTGATTTCTTCAACAATATTACTCATGAGATTAAGACGCCGCTGGCAGTCTTGATGTCCTCACTGGATAGTGTTACCAATGAATTAGAGGAAAAGGATCAATCAAAAAAACGCATAAAGCGTACTGTTGAGCGAATCAATTCACTTTTTGAACAGTTGCTCAATTTTCATAAGGTTACTTCACAAAATAGTATTGAACAGCATCTTAAACAGTTTATCATTAAAGATCACATTGCAGCCTTACTGGAAGATTTTAAACCCATGATGAATGAGCGGGAACTTAATCTTTCTTACACTACTGCATTAGATGAGGAGCTGTTCCACCACGATAGGGATGTGATGGATAAAGTAATACGCAATATTATTTCAAATTCCATAAAGTACTCAAATGCAGGTGGTGTAATTGATGTTCACTTAAGTAATACTTCTAAGATGGACCTTCAGGTAGAGATTGCAGATCAAGGAATAGGTATACCTCAAGAACAGCAAAAATTTATTCTTCATAATTATTATAGAGCTCGTAATGCAGTTAACAGTCAACGTCCTGGGACTGGGCTGGGATTAGTAATGGTCAAAAAGCTGATTGAAAAAACGGGTGGTGCGATAGCCTTTGAGAGTGAGGAAAATGTGGGTACAAAATTTACCATTGTACTTAAGGATTATAAAGAGGCTTATCTTGAGAAAGAATCTCTAAAAAACACCATCATCAAAGAGGACGTATTGATAGATTCAGAAATCCAAGGTGAACTAACGGAATTTAGCAATGCAAAAATTCTCGTGGTAGAGGATAATGATGAGTTGCGCACCTTAATGGTCAACAATTTGAGTACCTATTTTCAAGTATATGATGCAGCAAATGGAAAACTGGGTCTTGAAATCGCTCACCAGGTATTTCCAGATCTTATCCTCACAGATTTAATTATGCCAGAGATGGATGGAATGGAAATGTCTAAATTGATGAAAGAGGATGTAAGCCTTAATCATATACCTATCTTCATGTTGACGGTACTGCAAAATTCCACTCAAAAATTAGACAGCCTTAAGAGCGGTATATCAGAATATATCGAGAAACCGGTCAATTATAAATTGATGCTGGCCAAAATCGTGAACACGCTCAAGTACCAACGCCAGCTCAGAAAAAGATTTACTAAGGAGAAGGATACCAACAATGCTGCTATATTTAAAAATCAGATTGATAAGGAGTTCCTGGAAGAACTGGACAAAAACATTCAAAACAACTTAGGCAATGATGAGTTTACCGTACACGACCTATCTGCCTCGATGGGAATGAGCCGTACATCGCTTTACATGAAACTCAAAAATCTTGTCGACCTTTCCCCACAGGATTACATCATTAATACAAAACTCAAGCTCGCCAAAAAATTATTGATTGAGTCTGATTTGAGTATCAAGGAAGTCGCATTTCAGAGTGGCTTCTCAAACCCTAAATACTTCAGCACATCCTTTAAAAAATTCTATGGGATGACGCCTTCTGGTTTTTTAGGAAGCATAAATAAGTAA
- a CDS encoding SusC/RagA family TonB-linked outer membrane protein gives MRKVLYYLLFLLPLLGLGQQTITGKVVDQEDEPLLGASVSVKGSTSGVVTDLDGNFAISVEETPVILLISYLGYEPKEVIIENERYVNVSLEPKAEGLNAVVVIGYGEVQKGELTGAVGTVKPRQNAVNANNSVESLIQGRVAGVQVQAQGNEPGAPLSIKIRGLNSLTGSGEPLYVVDGIIIDSATEDTLDPLSGGSSYLAPQGGIAGVNPRDIESIEVLKDASATAIYGSRGSNGVVLITTKKGVAGKAKFSYDTTTTIGTVTNDIDVLNSDDYVNYINDTRTNRGFADPTYFRYPDGSIARFEQSEQFLLDNSATIERLQPVDWSDDIYRTTISTNHRLSARGGSETSNYFIAAGFLETEGVIPNAFARSTDFVANLTNELTPKLKLDSKFGATFTKNSSSKGTDNLGGLNNNIIRQIVSGVPFLNDQDNNDGLDNDEAVDGPRAWLNDYDDLSDDLRLLGALTANYEINDIFTFQSRFGADYRYKQRQVYYGTSISRGDQANGEAGLSELKRFRYNFDNTLRFNKKFNRSHKINGTAGVVIDQSQIERLSNQASNFPDQSLRADGISTGQVFQQPFFAKERETILSFLGRLNYTLNNKYLFTATYRADGSSKFVEGERFGHFPSVALAWKMDREKWLRKSDAISNLKLRASYGFTGNQRILNYQYLAPYGSTASPYSDARNGALIALIPENLANRELNWETTEQINLGLDFGFYDERVTGSFDIYKKDIRDLLLNLQIPPSTGFETYFANNGGLENRGIEFSINADIVDSEDWKWNVYGNIAAVKNKVTELGRPAAQFGTEFAPGYVGAQISGGNYFKVPANIYLEGREAALFYGFAIDGIISDQAELDASPDYRGAAPQLGDVRLVDQNGDGNITDEDLTIIGNPNPDFNYGFGSSVSYKNLSLSFFFNGVQGNDIANGNLLREAYADQLSTNIRPEAYFNAWSPTNTDGTYPRVGYDLAADTGFTDRIVEDGSFLRLSYITLGYNLPTENSKFIDAAYLSISGQNLLLFTNYSGFDPEVNSFAFDPGRRGIDWNSFPNQRSFAFSLNLSF, from the coding sequence ATGAGAAAAGTTTTATACTATTTATTGTTCCTCTTACCATTGTTGGGACTAGGACAGCAAACAATCACAGGTAAGGTGGTCGATCAGGAAGATGAACCTTTGTTGGGAGCATCAGTTTCAGTGAAGGGAAGTACATCTGGTGTGGTAACTGATCTTGATGGAAATTTTGCTATAAGCGTTGAAGAAACGCCGGTGATCTTGTTGATTTCATATTTAGGGTATGAACCTAAGGAGGTCATTATTGAAAATGAACGTTATGTCAATGTATCACTAGAACCTAAAGCAGAAGGCTTGAACGCTGTTGTAGTCATAGGTTATGGAGAGGTGCAAAAAGGAGAACTCACGGGAGCTGTAGGAACGGTTAAACCCAGGCAAAATGCAGTGAATGCCAATAACTCTGTGGAAAGTTTGATTCAAGGACGAGTAGCAGGTGTACAGGTCCAGGCACAAGGTAATGAGCCAGGCGCACCATTATCAATCAAGATTCGTGGTCTCAATAGTTTGACGGGTAGCGGCGAACCATTATATGTCGTTGACGGGATCATTATCGATAGCGCGACTGAGGATACACTTGATCCACTATCTGGTGGGAGCAGCTATCTAGCACCGCAAGGCGGTATTGCAGGAGTTAATCCCAGAGATATTGAAAGTATAGAAGTACTGAAAGACGCTAGTGCCACCGCGATTTATGGTTCAAGAGGTTCCAATGGTGTCGTACTGATTACAACAAAAAAAGGAGTTGCTGGAAAGGCTAAATTCAGTTATGATACCACCACTACAATAGGTACGGTCACCAACGATATCGATGTTTTAAATTCAGATGATTATGTGAATTACATAAACGATACTAGAACCAATAGAGGTTTTGCTGACCCGACTTACTTTAGATATCCAGATGGATCGATTGCAAGATTTGAGCAGAGTGAGCAATTCTTGTTAGACAATTCTGCAACCATTGAGCGCTTGCAACCTGTGGACTGGAGTGATGACATCTATCGCACCACAATTTCAACAAATCATAGATTGTCAGCTCGCGGTGGTTCAGAAACCAGCAACTATTTCATTGCTGCAGGATTCCTGGAAACAGAAGGTGTTATTCCCAATGCATTTGCTCGCAGCACAGATTTTGTAGCAAACCTTACCAATGAACTTACTCCTAAGTTAAAATTGGACTCTAAGTTTGGAGCCACTTTTACTAAGAATTCCTCCTCAAAAGGGACTGACAATTTGGGAGGACTTAACAATAACATTATTAGACAGATTGTTTCTGGAGTACCGTTTTTAAACGATCAAGACAATAACGATGGTCTTGACAATGATGAAGCAGTTGATGGGCCACGTGCCTGGTTGAATGATTACGACGATTTGAGTGATGATCTTAGATTGCTAGGAGCGCTAACTGCCAATTATGAAATCAACGATATATTCACTTTCCAATCACGATTTGGTGCAGATTATAGATACAAACAACGCCAGGTATATTACGGGACATCCATAAGTCGTGGCGATCAGGCAAATGGTGAGGCAGGATTAAGTGAGTTGAAACGTTTTAGATACAACTTTGACAACACTCTTAGATTCAACAAGAAGTTCAACAGAAGTCATAAAATAAATGGTACCGCCGGTGTGGTCATTGACCAGAGCCAGATCGAGAGACTGTCAAATCAGGCTTCTAACTTCCCTGATCAAAGTCTACGAGCGGATGGTATTTCTACAGGTCAGGTATTCCAGCAACCATTTTTTGCCAAGGAAAGAGAGACGATACTATCGTTTTTGGGTCGTTTGAATTACACCTTAAACAATAAATACTTATTTACGGCAACTTATCGTGCTGACGGTAGTAGCAAATTTGTAGAAGGAGAAAGATTTGGTCATTTTCCATCTGTCGCCCTAGCTTGGAAAATGGATCGCGAGAAGTGGTTAAGAAAATCAGATGCTATCAGTAATTTAAAACTAAGGGCTAGTTATGGTTTTACAGGTAATCAAAGAATACTTAACTATCAATATTTAGCACCATATGGATCTACAGCATCACCTTATAGTGATGCTCGTAACGGTGCATTGATTGCACTAATTCCTGAAAATCTTGCAAATCGCGAACTCAATTGGGAAACTACAGAACAAATCAATCTGGGATTGGATTTTGGTTTTTATGATGAACGTGTGACTGGAAGTTTTGATATTTACAAAAAAGATATTAGAGACCTACTTCTCAACCTTCAGATACCACCATCCACTGGTTTTGAAACATACTTTGCTAATAATGGTGGATTGGAGAACCGTGGTATTGAATTTTCTATCAATGCAGACATAGTAGATAGTGAGGACTGGAAATGGAATGTTTATGGGAATATAGCTGCAGTAAAAAATAAAGTCACTGAATTGGGACGTCCTGCGGCTCAGTTTGGAACTGAATTCGCTCCAGGTTATGTAGGTGCTCAAATCTCAGGTGGTAACTATTTTAAGGTTCCTGCTAATATTTATTTGGAAGGTCGAGAAGCAGCACTATTCTATGGTTTTGCAATAGATGGTATTATATCTGATCAAGCAGAGCTAGATGCATCACCAGATTATAGAGGTGCCGCACCACAACTGGGCGATGTGAGATTGGTAGACCAAAATGGCGATGGCAATATTACTGATGAGGATTTAACTATTATAGGAAACCCAAATCCAGATTTCAATTATGGGTTTGGTTCTAGTGTTAGTTATAAAAACCTATCTCTTAGCTTCTTTTTCAATGGTGTCCAAGGCAATGATATTGCTAATGGGAATCTCTTGAGAGAAGCTTATGCAGATCAACTTAGCACTAATATTAGACCAGAAGCTTATTTCAACGCTTGGAGTCCTACAAATACTGACGGTACTTATCCAAGAGTAGGTTACGATCTGGCTGCTGACACTGGCTTTACTGATCGTATCGTTGAGGATGGTAGTTTCTTAAGGTTATCGTATATCACTTTAGGTTACAACTTGCCTACAGAGAATAGCAAGTTCATTGATGCTGCCTACTTATCTATATCGGGTCAAAACCTACTACTCTTTACTAATTATTCAGGATTTGACCCTGAGGTCAACAGCTTTGCTTTTGACCCAGGAAGACGAGGTATTGATTGGAATTCATTTCCCAACCAAAGGTCTTTTGCTTTTTCCTTGAACCTATCATTTTAA
- a CDS encoding RagB/SusD family nutrient uptake outer membrane protein translates to MKSIIKLFGLTLLLLGITGCEDSLEEEPDTLFRQEQIFATEQGLEAAVNGLYQSMADGDYHGSSVHGLLMPVSGKFYSSQGASSDASSLNTLPNNTWIERIWPQMYRTINVANEIIAQLELGSELANRDVALGQAYFVRAATYFDLVRLFGSVPLKVEPSTSETLNAPRAPKSDVYNLIISDFEQAKILLPALGSQTIGRPAKPAAFAYLGKVYMQLAGEDGGDPTLWQNAFDETIEVYQKYSLAPTHAILFEDLEQNSVESIFEIQYGQNGAVRNSDVIRFYTPNGYFENFDTFGRVRPNKEVYTQHVTQYPDDPRLESTFIAGSYQRYNSNRMEFQERTIYPNRTNGNDGFPVLKKYIDPDFNGATTSRNFLKFRYADVLLMLAEIENELNGPDNAYQYVNEVLDRARNSSSPAATEPADFAAFTQDEFRTRILRERQYEMLGEGHIWFDTRRRGYDYFLEEVVQTHNNFDNLGNQDFIYPTDRKNMLLPIASSEINGNQLIDQSDQNPGY, encoded by the coding sequence ATGAAAAGTATTATAAAATTATTCGGTCTTACGCTTTTATTATTAGGCATAACGGGCTGTGAAGATAGTCTGGAAGAAGAACCAGACACACTTTTTAGGCAAGAACAAATATTTGCAACAGAACAAGGTCTTGAAGCTGCGGTGAATGGACTGTATCAAAGCATGGCAGATGGCGATTACCACGGTAGTTCTGTTCATGGATTACTTATGCCAGTTTCTGGAAAGTTTTATTCAAGTCAAGGAGCGAGTAGCGATGCGAGTAGTCTCAATACGCTACCTAATAACACCTGGATAGAAAGAATCTGGCCACAAATGTACCGTACCATCAACGTGGCAAATGAGATTATTGCTCAATTAGAGCTTGGATCAGAACTAGCTAATAGAGATGTAGCTTTAGGCCAGGCCTATTTTGTACGAGCTGCTACTTATTTTGATTTGGTTCGTTTGTTCGGCTCTGTTCCCTTAAAAGTTGAACCATCAACTTCAGAAACGCTGAATGCACCACGCGCTCCAAAATCTGATGTTTATAACCTAATAATTTCAGATTTTGAGCAGGCGAAAATCTTGCTACCTGCATTAGGATCTCAAACTATTGGCAGACCGGCTAAACCTGCTGCTTTTGCCTATCTGGGAAAAGTCTACATGCAGCTCGCTGGTGAAGATGGAGGTGATCCAACGTTATGGCAAAATGCTTTTGACGAAACAATTGAGGTTTATCAAAAATATTCCTTGGCACCAACACATGCAATACTGTTTGAAGATCTGGAACAAAATTCGGTAGAATCCATATTTGAAATTCAGTACGGACAGAATGGAGCCGTTCGTAATTCTGATGTGATTAGGTTTTATACTCCTAATGGATATTTTGAAAACTTTGATACGTTTGGTCGTGTACGTCCCAACAAGGAGGTTTATACCCAACACGTAACGCAATATCCTGATGATCCACGATTAGAGTCCACATTTATTGCTGGTTCTTACCAACGTTATAATAGCAACCGTATGGAATTTCAGGAAAGAACCATTTATCCTAATAGAACTAATGGAAACGATGGTTTCCCGGTATTGAAAAAATACATTGACCCAGATTTCAACGGTGCTACTACAAGTAGAAACTTTCTAAAATTTAGGTATGCAGATGTATTATTAATGCTTGCAGAGATAGAAAACGAGCTCAATGGTCCTGACAATGCTTATCAGTACGTGAATGAGGTTTTAGATAGAGCTAGAAATTCAAGTTCACCAGCAGCTACAGAACCAGCAGATTTTGCCGCTTTTACACAAGATGAATTTAGAACTAGAATTCTACGTGAACGTCAGTATGAAATGTTGGGCGAAGGACACATCTGGTTTGATACAAGACGCCGTGGTTATGATTATTTCTTGGAAGAGGTTGTTCAAACCCATAATAATTTTGATAACCTAGGAAACCAAGACTTTATCTATCCAACTGATCGTAAAAATATGTTGCTTCCCATAGCATCCTCAGAAATCAACGGTAATCAATTAATAGATCAATCTGATCAAAACCCTGGATATTAA